A single window of Acidobacteriota bacterium DNA harbors:
- a CDS encoding dihydroxy-acid dehydratase, with translation MSKRKNPEDLRSHRWLGTSDIRAFGHRSRAKQMGYAAEDYAGKPVIGIINTWSDLSTCHSHFRQRAEEVKRGVWQAGGFPVELPAMPITEIFMKPSPMLYRNFLAMQTEEMMRSQPIDGVVLMGGCDKTTPGLLMGAISVDLPTIYLPAGPMLRGNWNGQPLGSGSDVWKYWAEKCAGNITEEQWCEMEDGIARSAGHCMTMGTASTMTSIAEAMGMTLPGAASIPAVDANHQRMATNCGRRIVEMVWADFKPSDILTMASFENAITADMAIGGSTNAIIHIVAMAGRAGIKIDLRQFDEIAVRTPMIANIRPSGQFLMEDFYYAGGLRALLNQIPNLLKLEVLTVNGKTLGENIASAKVHNAAVIRSTDNPVSAKGGTAVLYGNLAPNGAVIKPTAADPKLLQHTGKAVVFKNYNDMAARINNETLDVTANSVLVLQNAGPHGGPGMPEWGMLPIPQKLLKQGVRDMVRISDARMSGTSYGACVLHVSPEAYIGGPLAFVQDGDLIELDVPNRKLNLLVSEEELAKRKAAWQAPQRKYERGFTALYLDHVTQADQGCDFDFLHAGAATPEPEIH, from the coding sequence TTGAGCAAGAGAAAAAATCCTGAGGATTTGCGCAGCCATCGCTGGCTGGGCACAAGCGACATTCGCGCCTTCGGCCACCGTTCGCGCGCAAAGCAAATGGGCTACGCCGCCGAAGATTACGCGGGCAAACCCGTTATCGGCATCATCAACACCTGGAGCGATTTGAGCACCTGCCACAGCCACTTTCGCCAGCGAGCCGAGGAGGTCAAACGCGGCGTATGGCAAGCTGGCGGCTTCCCCGTCGAATTGCCCGCCATGCCGATCACAGAAATTTTCATGAAACCCAGCCCGATGCTCTATCGAAATTTTCTGGCCATGCAAACCGAAGAAATGATGCGCAGCCAGCCGATTGACGGCGTGGTGCTGATGGGAGGTTGCGACAAAACCACACCGGGATTGTTGATGGGCGCAATTTCGGTTGACCTGCCGACAATTTACCTGCCCGCCGGGCCCATGTTGCGCGGCAATTGGAATGGCCAACCGCTTGGCAGTGGTTCAGACGTGTGGAAATACTGGGCGGAAAAATGCGCGGGCAACATCACCGAAGAACAATGGTGCGAAATGGAAGACGGCATCGCGCGCTCCGCGGGTCATTGCATGACGATGGGCACGGCTTCGACGATGACTTCGATTGCCGAAGCGATGGGAATGACGCTGCCCGGCGCAGCCTCGATTCCGGCGGTGGACGCCAACCATCAGCGAATGGCGACAAATTGCGGACGCCGCATCGTCGAAATGGTTTGGGCGGATTTCAAACCCAGCGACATTTTGACGATGGCTTCGTTTGAAAACGCGATCACCGCCGATATGGCCATCGGAGGTTCCACCAACGCCATCATTCACATTGTCGCCATGGCCGGACGCGCAGGAATCAAAATTGACTTGCGACAGTTTGACGAAATTGCTGTTCGCACTCCGATGATCGCCAACATTCGCCCGTCAGGTCAGTTTCTGATGGAAGATTTCTATTACGCAGGTGGCTTGCGCGCACTGCTGAATCAAATTCCCAACTTGCTCAAGCTGGAAGTCCTAACCGTCAACGGCAAAACGCTTGGCGAAAACATTGCCTCTGCCAAAGTCCACAACGCGGCCGTGATTCGTTCAACGGATAACCCCGTTTCAGCCAAAGGCGGCACAGCAGTTCTGTATGGCAATCTGGCTCCGAACGGCGCAGTCATCAAACCCACCGCCGCTGATCCCAAATTGCTTCAACACACAGGCAAAGCCGTCGTCTTCAAAAACTACAACGACATGGCTGCGCGCATTAACAACGAAACGCTGGACGTCACCGCCAATTCTGTGCTGGTGCTGCAAAACGCAGGCCCTCACGGAGGCCCCGGCATGCCCGAATGGGGCATGCTGCCAATTCCTCAAAAGCTGTTGAAACAAGGCGTGCGCGATATGGTTCGCATTTCCGACGCGCGCATGAGCGGGACTTCATACGGAGCCTGCGTGTTGCACGTTTCGCCGGAAGCTTACATCGGCGGCCCACTCGCGTTTGTTCAAGATGGAGATTTGATTGAGCTAGACGTTCCAAATCGAAAACTGAACTTGCTGGTCAGCGAGGAAGAATTGGCCAAGCGTAAAGCAGCATGGCAAG
- a CDS encoding MFS transporter has product MDSTETRLSLKNSPGLWWLSFLLFSGMFFSYAQRNSLSVALPFIAKDFSLNAEQKGLLLSAFSWIYCFLQVPSGNITDRVGVRKSYSLGFLFWSLMTALTGAAKGLWSLLAIRSLVGIGQSVAFPASARAVANWFRDGERGTVTAIYLTGVRLGQAAIGAFGAYFLIKYTWRYFFVLVGLLPLIWIVGWMMTLRRWESPNVNADRQKKSFSLIEGIKLLKRKSVLGVTLGFLAYDYAWFVLTQWMPDYLMTVRGFTKAEWAFYQSFPYLAMSVIIILSGLISDWLVRKGGNEVRIRKLFIAAGMLLCCLIVPAGLVADKVTSAWLLTAAIAGLGLATPNTWTLTQAVCEKEIVGTASGLQNFGGNLGGIIAPALTGTIAYRTGSFALALGVVGGILILGMLAYWLLINDKVKS; this is encoded by the coding sequence ATGGATTCCACCGAAACACGTCTTTCGCTGAAGAATTCGCCGGGGCTTTGGTGGCTGAGCTTTTTGCTATTCAGCGGGATGTTTTTCAGCTACGCGCAGCGCAACAGCTTAAGCGTGGCGCTCCCTTTTATCGCCAAAGATTTCAGCTTGAACGCGGAGCAAAAGGGGCTGTTGCTGTCGGCCTTTTCGTGGATTTACTGCTTTCTGCAGGTTCCCTCCGGAAACATCACGGATCGAGTGGGCGTGCGAAAATCGTATTCGCTGGGGTTTTTATTCTGGTCGCTGATGACGGCGTTGACCGGCGCGGCAAAAGGATTATGGAGCTTGCTGGCCATTCGTTCGTTGGTGGGAATTGGACAATCGGTTGCGTTTCCGGCCAGCGCGCGTGCAGTGGCCAACTGGTTTCGAGACGGTGAACGTGGAACCGTGACAGCGATTTATTTGACCGGTGTTCGGCTTGGGCAGGCGGCAATCGGCGCCTTCGGCGCGTACTTTCTGATCAAATATACCTGGCGATATTTCTTTGTGTTGGTTGGGTTGTTGCCGCTGATTTGGATTGTCGGGTGGATGATGACTTTGCGACGCTGGGAATCGCCGAACGTCAATGCTGACAGGCAAAAGAAAAGCTTTTCCTTGATCGAAGGCATCAAGCTGCTGAAGCGAAAAAGCGTGCTGGGCGTGACGCTGGGATTTCTGGCGTACGATTACGCCTGGTTTGTGTTGACCCAATGGATGCCGGATTACCTGATGACTGTGCGCGGATTTACCAAAGCCGAATGGGCGTTTTATCAATCATTTCCGTATTTAGCGATGTCTGTGATCATCATTTTGTCTGGTTTGATTAGCGATTGGCTGGTGCGGAAAGGCGGAAACGAAGTCCGCATTCGCAAACTGTTTATCGCCGCCGGAATGTTATTGTGTTGTTTGATCGTTCCTGCCGGATTGGTTGCGGATAAAGTCACTTCGGCGTGGTTGTTGACGGCGGCCATTGCCGGGTTGGGTTTGGCTACGCCCAACACCTGGACGCTGACCCAAGCTGTTTGCGAAAAAGAAATCGTCGGCACGGCTTCGGGCCTGCAAAACTTCGGAGGCAATCTGGGCGGAATCATCGCTCCGGCACTGACGGGAACGATTGCATATCGCACCGGATCGTTTGCGTTGGCGTTGGGCGTAGTTGGAGGGATTTTGATCCTAGGTATGCTGGCGTACTGGTTATTGATCAACGACAAAGTCAAATCCTGA
- a CDS encoding S9 family peptidase, which produces MNRIRRIPILLFALLIAAPIFAQQAARQADPSLLTLDTMFSYGAKSLGWHQWQADGSGYLMLEASTAGAANQNALDLVRYDAASGARLVLVSAQSLTPAGAQSPLVIEEFTLSADNERLLVFTNSERVWRSNTRGDYWVFDLASKKLQKLGGDAKPSTLMFAKFSPDATRVGYVRENNIYVENLADGRITQLTTDGSQYTVNGTFDWVYEEELFCRDGFRWSPDGKQIAYWQLDSSGVKEMKLINNTAELYPKIISFPYPKAGETNSAARVGVVNAEGGKTQWFDVPGDARNNYLPRMEWAAGSNEVIIQQLNRLQNTNVVMLGDVHTGKVRPIMTEKDDAWVDIAWGSIGWDKQGLARGDAEWIDGGKRFLWTSERDGWRHIYSISRDGSDAKCLTPGNYDLVSVEMVDVPNGWLYFSASPENATQKYLFRVRLSGDGKAERLSPANQPGTHGYDISPRGDLAIHTYSTFAKVPVTDVVRFPQHTVVRTMFDNKELAERIAKLKPVAQEFFRVKIEDGVELDGWMMKPPGFDPQKRYPVLFFVYGEPWGQTVLDAWSGGQGMWMRMLVQQGYLVMSVDNRGTPAPRGRAWRKSIYRQIGIRNSSDQANAARAISKWPFVDATRIGIWGWSGGGSSTLNAMFRYPDVYQVGMAVAPVPDIRYYDSIYQERYCGLPQDHPDEYKQSSPITFASQLKGQLLLVHGTGDDNVHYQGSEALINALVAANKQFTMMSYPNRSHGIYEGPGTTRHLYGLLTRFLNEKLPPGPSGE; this is translated from the coding sequence ATGAATCGAATTCGACGAATCCCAATCCTCTTATTTGCGCTGCTGATCGCCGCGCCGATTTTTGCCCAACAGGCTGCCAGACAAGCCGATCCGAGTTTGCTGACGCTCGACACAATGTTCAGTTACGGCGCGAAATCGCTGGGCTGGCATCAGTGGCAAGCTGACGGCAGCGGCTATCTGATGCTGGAAGCTTCAACGGCGGGGGCGGCAAACCAAAATGCGCTGGATTTGGTTCGGTACGATGCGGCTTCGGGGGCGCGGTTGGTTCTGGTTTCGGCCCAAAGCCTGACGCCCGCGGGCGCACAGTCGCCGCTGGTCATCGAAGAATTTACGCTCAGCGCGGATAACGAACGCCTGCTGGTGTTCACCAATTCCGAACGCGTCTGGCGGTCCAACACGCGCGGCGATTACTGGGTTTTCGACTTGGCCAGCAAGAAGCTGCAAAAGCTCGGCGGCGACGCGAAACCTTCGACGCTGATGTTCGCCAAGTTTTCGCCCGACGCCACGCGTGTCGGCTACGTCCGCGAAAACAACATTTACGTGGAAAACCTGGCCGATGGTCGCATCACACAACTCACGACCGACGGCTCGCAATACACGGTTAACGGAACCTTCGATTGGGTGTACGAAGAAGAATTGTTTTGTCGCGACGGGTTCCGCTGGTCGCCCGATGGAAAGCAGATCGCGTATTGGCAACTGGATTCGAGCGGCGTCAAAGAAATGAAGTTGATCAACAACACCGCCGAGCTATACCCGAAGATCATCAGCTTTCCTTACCCCAAAGCAGGCGAAACCAATTCCGCCGCGCGCGTGGGCGTGGTCAATGCAGAAGGTGGCAAAACGCAATGGTTCGACGTGCCGGGCGATGCGCGCAACAATTATTTGCCGCGCATGGAATGGGCGGCCGGTTCCAATGAAGTCATCATTCAACAACTTAACCGGCTGCAAAATACGAATGTCGTGATGCTTGGCGACGTTCACACGGGCAAGGTCCGTCCCATCATGACCGAAAAAGACGACGCCTGGGTGGACATCGCCTGGGGTTCGATTGGTTGGGACAAACAGGGTTTGGCGCGCGGCGATGCCGAATGGATTGACGGCGGAAAACGATTTTTGTGGACGAGCGAGCGCGACGGGTGGCGGCATATTTATTCCATTTCGCGTGATGGTTCGGACGCGAAATGCCTCACCCCCGGCAATTACGATTTGGTCAGCGTAGAGATGGTGGATGTGCCCAACGGATGGCTGTACTTTTCGGCTTCGCCGGAAAACGCGACGCAAAAATATCTCTTCCGCGTCCGGTTGAGTGGTGACGGCAAAGCCGAACGATTGTCGCCCGCCAACCAACCCGGCACTCACGGGTATGACATTTCGCCGCGCGGCGATCTGGCGATTCATACGTACTCGACTTTTGCCAAGGTGCCGGTGACAGATGTAGTCCGCTTCCCACAACACACCGTCGTGCGCACGATGTTCGATAACAAAGAACTGGCCGAACGCATCGCCAAGCTCAAGCCGGTGGCGCAGGAATTCTTCCGCGTCAAAATCGAAGACGGTGTGGAATTGGACGGATGGATGATGAAACCGCCCGGCTTCGATCCGCAAAAGCGATATCCCGTGCTGTTTTTCGTTTACGGCGAACCGTGGGGACAAACGGTGCTGGACGCCTGGAGCGGCGGTCAGGGAATGTGGATGCGCATGCTGGTACAGCAAGGTTATTTGGTGATGAGCGTGGACAATCGTGGAACTCCTGCACCGCGAGGCCGCGCCTGGCGCAAGAGCATTTATCGCCAAATCGGCATTCGCAATTCGTCGGATCAGGCCAATGCCGCCCGCGCAATTTCCAAGTGGCCGTTTGTGGATGCGACACGGATCGGCATCTGGGGTTGGAGCGGCGGCGGGTCTTCGACGCTGAACGCCATGTTCCGTTACCCGGACGTGTACCAAGTCGGAATGGCGGTCGCGCCTGTGCCGGACATTCGGTATTACGATTCGATTTACCAGGAACGGTATTGCGGATTGCCCCAGGATCATCCTGACGAATACAAACAAAGCTCGCCCATCACCTTCGCCAGCCAGTTGAAAGGCCAATTGCTGCTGGTTCACGGCACAGGCGATGACAACGTTCATTACCAAGGCAGTGAAGCCCTGATCAACGCGCTGGTTGCGGCCAATAAACAATTCACGATGATGTCTTACCCAAACCGCTCGCACGGCATTTACGAAGGCCCAGGCACGACGCGGCATTTGTATGGGTTGCTGACGCGATTTTTGAATGAAAAGCTGCCGCCAGGGCCGAGCGGAGAATAA